A part of Gossypium hirsutum isolate 1008001.06 chromosome A07, Gossypium_hirsutum_v2.1, whole genome shotgun sequence genomic DNA contains:
- the LOC107954304 gene encoding DDT domain-containing protein PTM isoform X3 codes for MEFVGKSVKKEFKGFGLHSGTVKSFDSSSGFFEIVYEDGDSEELDFHQVASLIMDDGSNPAFEPRSDPELEVLREKPRVGRPRKRRRVERKARVCPGNAKKETLASNANVNLDTNADLNEGHSGNLKNNNSIGGNLSGTLDEKGIGSLMDLNLNSNGDIEMKNGFDLNSSGFDLNLNATCCSNNFLNDNGISCSEGENVKKRGCIDLNLDASCDVDDNINLNCKTQGKECSFDLNLGADEETDKDAIDGNCVWQVEVRESGTCADLLKETLIIVQNDAAEDVSRKELKIHSGLGSVEGILEKGTVVDPNVINADDCRGVGLEGVPEFGTAVTDGCRVDIGSSFKQASGTRKRIKLAKGLDSSTERVLRRSARRVSSRNHVSSTPPPATTCDVAGLAISPSVSAVTEEKPVRSSRKVSEEPVVLPPKLRLPPSSENLNLDGISVLDIFSIYAFLRSFSTLLFLSPFELEDFVAALKCQSPSSLFDCIHVSILQTLKKHLVYLSSEGSESASECLRSLNWGFLDSITWPIFMVEYLLIHGSGLDYGFDLTSLKLFRCDYYKQPASVKVEILRCLCDDMIEVEAVRSELNRRSLASETDMDFGRDMNNGICKKRKAAKDVSGGSGFSGEIVDETTDRNSDDCCLCKMDGSLICCDGCPAAYHSKCVGVVNALLPEGDWYCPECAIEREKPWVKPRKSLRGAELLGIDPHGRLYYNSSGFLLVLDSFDAECPSNYYHRDDLIFVIDVLKSSFQYGDIIEAICKQWDVAVGSNEICVIRNETADGRKPEEKEVAEISGHRDIEVVESTNMLDLVTGTEIPYMSSEGSAETMQMGSVFLNFQKQGSVEVSNQSEIPGKCSTLEDSSLISNDLDGRQESKIKLVSQQTPRVLNAKRGDASQLQPGTGYVNHYSFAQTASLVVEELLHKPSEKTNDDSLKSLEEIIGIHMKVILKKSNRFHWPDIHNQYVDARKENCGWCFSCRCPVDDTDCLFRITSGFVPEVSKSEMVDLQSRWNKKGHVIDVIYHIFSIENRLSGLLSGPWLNVQYMKIWHKSILNASGIASVKHLLLTLEANLHHLALSTDWMKHVDSAVIMGSASHVVIASSRGSAKHGIARKRGNCNDNESNPTSNPAVGASICWWRGGRVSRQLFNWKVLPYSLVSKAARQGGGKKIPGILYPESSDFAKRSRSIAWRAAVESSTSIEQLAFQVRELGSNIRWDDVENTHALPTLPKDFKKSIRLFKKCVVRRKSIETDVVKYLLDFGKRRIIPEIVKRYGTVVEESSSERKKFWLTESYVPLHLVKSFEERRIARNSNKMVSDKTSEISRMAKESSKKKGFSYLFSKAERTEYYQCGHCNKDVLIREAVCCQYCKGLFHKRHVRKSAGAIIAKCAYTCHRCLGDKSNVNVKKGGNIMKSKGDTKGQKTITKTARKLPQKGNRANEKSLAVRMSLRSRKDKKGAAAVPLRRSPRKIKYISLQKKKPGRCKKGKKKSKKKATKKIKEITWQRKRTRAYHSYWLNGLRLSSKPNDERVMQFQRKMVFDPSEHKIVSPDPPRCFLCCESGYSSNSNYIACEICEEWFHGDAYGLNSENKSKIIGFRCHVCRKTILPVCPNMMATRVDEISIG; via the exons ATGGAGTTTGTGGGCAAATCCGTGAAGAAGGAGTTCAAAGGATTTGGCCTTCACTCGGGCACTGTTAAGTCCTTTGATTCCTCATCTGGTTTTTTCGAGATCGTTTACGAGGACGGCGATTCGGAGGAACTCGACTTCCATCAAGTTGCTTCTCTTATCATGGACGACGGTTCTAACCCAGCCTTTGAGCCGAGATCCGACCCTGAGTTAGAGGTTCTCCGTGAGAAGCCGAGGGTCGGAAGGCCCAGGAAACGACGCCGTGTTGAGAGGAAAGCTCGTGTTTGTCCAGGTAATGCAAAGAAAGAAACCCTAGCGAGTAATGCTAATGTGAATTTGGATACAAATGCTGATCTAAATGAAGGGCATTCTGGGAATTTGAAGAATAATAATAGTATTGGTGGGAATTTGAGTGGAACTTTAGATGAGAAGGGAATTGGGTCTCTCATGGATTTGAATTTAAATAGTAATGGGgatattgaaatgaaaaatgggTTTGACTTGAATTCTTCTGGGTTTGATTTGAATCTTAATGCTACCTGTTGtagtaataattttttaaatgataatgGAATTTCTTGTTCTGAGGGAGAGAATGTGAAGAAGAGAGGGTGTATTGATTTGAATTTGGATGCGAGTTGCGATGTGGATGATAATATCAATCTTAATTGCAAAACCCAAGGGAAGGAATGCAGTTTTGATTTGAATTTAGGGGCTGATGAGGAGACTGACAAAGATGCTATTGATGGTAACTGTGTATGGCAAGTGGAAGTGAGAGAATCTGGCACTTGTGCTGACTTACTTAAAGAAACACTGATAATAGTGCAAAATGATGCAGCGGAGGATGTTTCTAGAAAGGAATTGAAGATTCATTCAGGTTTAGGGTCTGTTGAAGGGATCCTTGAGAAGGGCACCGTTGTGGATCCAAATGTTATCAATGCTGATGATTGTCGTGGAGTTGGATTAGAAGGTGTCCCTGAGTTTGGTACTGCAGTAACTGATGGGTGCCGAGTTGATATTGGAAGTTCATTCAAACAAGCTAGTGGTACGAGAAAGAGAATAAAGCTTGCAAAGGGCTTGGATTCTTCAACAGAAAGGGTGTTAAGAAGAAGTGCTCGTAGAGTGTCTTCTAGAAATCATGTTTCAAGCACACCACCGCCTGCAACAACATGTGATGTTGCCGGTTTGGCAATATCTCCTTCAGTTAGTGCGGTAACGGAGGAGAAGCCAGTTAGGTCAAGTCGTAAAGTGTCTGAAGAGCCTGTTGTTCTTCCTCCAAAACTGCGACTGCCACCATCTTCTGAGAATTTGAATTTGGATGGGATTTCCGTACTtgatattttttctatttatgcTTTTTTGAGATCATTTAGTACTTTATTGTTTTTAAGTCCCTTTGAGTTGGAGGATTTTGTGGCTGCACTGAAGTGCCAGTCTCCCAGCTCATTATTTGATTGTATTCATGTTTCCATTTTGCAAACTCTGAAAAAGCATTTGGTGTACCTATCTAGTGAAGGTTCTGAGTCTGCTTCTGAATGCTTAAG GAGTCTTAATTGGGGTTTCTTGGACTCTATTACATGGCCCATTTTCATGGTCGAGTATCTACTCATTCATGGTTCGGGGTTGGATTATGGTTTTGATCTTACTAGTTTGAAACTATTCAGATGTGACTATTATAAACAACCTGCATCTGTTAAGGTTGAAATACTCAGGTGTTTGTGTGATGATATGATTGAGGTGGAAGCTGTAAGATCTGAGCTTAATAGAAGGTCTTTGGCATCTGAGACTGACATGGATTTTGGTCGAGATATGAACAATGGGATTTGCAAGAAGAGAAAAGCTGCTAAGGACGTGTCAGGTGGATCTGGCTTTAGTGGGGAGATAGTTGATGAAACTACTGACCGGAATAGTGATGATTGCTGCCTTTGTAAGATGGATGGGAGTTTAATATGCTGTGATGGCTGTCCTGCTGCTTACCATTCTAAGTGTGTAGGTGTTGTGAATGCTCTTTTGCCAGAAGGTGACTGGTACTGCCCTGAATGTGCAATTGAAAGAGAGAAGCCTTGGGTGAAACCTCGTAAATCACTTAGAGGAGCAGAGCTTTTGGGCATTGATCCTCATGGTCGATTATATTATAACAGCTCTGGTTTCTTGTTAGT ATTAGATTCATTTGATGCTGAATGCCCATCGAATTACTACCATAGAGATGACCTCATCTTTGTAATTGATGTGCTAAAATCTTCATTCCAGTATGGTGATATAATAGAAGCAATTTGCAAGCAGTGGGATGTAGCTGTAGGCTCAAATG AAATATGTGTGATAAGGAACGAGACTGCTGATGGCAGAAAACCTGAAGAGAaggaagttgctgaaatttctgGTCATCGTGATATTGAGGTTGTAGAGTCCACTAACATGTTGGATTTGGTGACTGGAACAGAAATCCCATATATGAGTTCTGAAGGGTCAGCTGAGACAATGCAAATGGGTTCGGTCTTTCTTAACTTTCAGAAACAGGGATCTGTTGAGGTCTCAAACCAATCTGAGATTCCAGGAAAGTGCTCAACTCTTGAAGATAGTTCTTTAATATCTAATGATTTAGATGGCAGGCAAGAAAGCAAGATAAAGTTAGTATCTCAACAAACTCCACGTGTTCTAAATGCAAAAAGAGGTGATGCTTCACAATTGCAGCCTGGGACTGGCTACGTAAACCACTATAGTTTTGCCCAAACTGCCTCATTAGTTGTAGAAGAGTTATTGCATAAGCCATCAGAAAAGACTAATGATGATTCCCTCAAATCGCTGGAGGAGATAATTGGAATTCATATGAAGGTTATTTTGAAGAAATCTAACAGGTTTCATTGGCCGGATATTCATAATCAATACGTAGATGCTCGCAAAGAAAATTGTGGATGGTGCTTCTCCTGCAGATGTCCTGTGGATGATACAGACTGCTTGTTTAGAATTACTTCAGGTTTTGTTCCGGAAGTTTCAAAAAGTGAGATGGTGGACCTTCAGTCAAGATGGAATAAAAAGGGCCATGTTATTGATgtcatatatcatatattttcCATTGAAAACCGCTTGAGTGGACTTCTTTCGGGTCCATGGCTGAATGTGCAATACATGAAGATCTGGCATAAAAGCATTCTCAACGCATCTGGTATTGCATCTGTTAAGCATTTATTGCTAACA TTAGAGGCAAATCTGCATCATCTTGCTCTTTCAACAGACTGGATGAAACATGTGGATTCTGCTGTCATTATGGGTTCAGCTTCTCATGTTGTGATTGCTTCAAGTCGTGGATCTGCAAAGCATGGTATTGCAAGAAAAAGGGGCAACTGCAATGATAACGAGAGTAACCCTACTTCTAATCCTGCTGTAGGGGCAAGTATTTGTTGGTGGAGAGGTGGTAGGGTTTCTCGTCAGTTGTTCAATTGGAAGGTTTTACCCTACTCTTTGGTTTCTAAGGCTGCTAGGCAAG GTGGAGGCAAAAAGATACCTGGCATACTCTATCCCGAGAGTTCAGATTTTGCAAAGAGAAGCAGATCTATTGCATGGCGAGCTGCTGTTGAGTCATCAACTAGTATAGAACAACTCGCTTTCcag GTAAGAGAACTTGGTTCAAACATTAGGTGGGATGACGTTGAAAACACACACGCTCTCCCTACCTTACCTAAAGACTTTAAGAAATCAATTAGACTATTCAAGAAATGTGTTGTGCGCCGAAAATCCATAGAGACAGATGTGGTGAAGTATCTTCTTGATTTTGGGAAGAGGAGAATCATCCCTGAAATTGTCAAAAGATATGGGACTGTTGTTGAAGAATCTTCAagtgaaagaaagaaattttggtTGACTGAATCTTATGTGCCTTTGCATCTTGTGAAAAGTTTTGAAGAGAGGAGAATTGCCCGGAATTCTAATAAGATGGTTTCTGATAAAACTTCTGAGATCAGTAGGATGGCAAAGGAGTCATCAAAGAAAAAGGGGTTCTCCTATCTCTTCTCTAAAGCTGAAAGGACCGAGTATTATCAGTGTGGGCACTGTAACAAAGATGTCCTCATCAG GGAAGCTGTCTGCTGTCAGTATTGTAAGG GGTTGTTTCATAAGAGGCATGTTAGAAAGTCTGCTGGTGCTATCATTGCTAAGTGCGCATATACATGTCATCGCTGCTTAGGTGACAAGTCGAATGTCAATGTTAAAAAAGGGGGAAATATCATGAAAAGTAAGGGCGACACAAAGGGGCAGAAGACAATCACAAAAACTGCAAGGAAATTGCCACAAAAAGGTAATAGGGCCAATGAAAAGTCACTGGCAGTTCGAATGTCACTGCGTTCACGGAAGGATAAAAAGGGTGCTGCTGCTGTGCCACTGCGCCGATCACCTAGGAAAATAAAATACATTTCTTTGCAAAAGAAAAAGCCTGGTAGGTGCAAGAAAGGCAAAAAGAAGTCAAAGAAGAAAGCAACTAAGAAGATAAAGGAAATTACTTGGCAGAGGAAGAGGACAAGGGCTTACCATAGTTACTGGCTTAATGGTCTTCGGTTGTCTAGTAAGCCAAATGATGAGCGGGTGATgcaatttcaaagaaaaatggTTTTTGATCCTTCCGAGCATAAGATTGTCTCCCCTGATCCACCCAGATGTTTTCTTTGTTGTGAATCAGGATATTCATCTAATTCAAACTATATTGCATGTGAAATTTGTGAAG AATGGTTTCATGGAGATGCTTATGGGCTTAATTCAGAGAACAAAAGCAAGATTATTGGATTTAGGTGTCATGTCTGCCGTAAGACGATCCTTCCTGTCTGTCCGAATATGATGGCCACAAGAGTTGATGAAATCTCTATTGGCTGA